In Kwoniella pini CBS 10737 chromosome 2, complete sequence, a single genomic region encodes these proteins:
- a CDS encoding thymidylate synthase has protein sequence MTDPVLESNGIPIHEREDPDHEEYQYLDLISKIMLKGQSRPDRTGTGTLSLFAPPSFRFSLENGILPLLTTKRVFLKGVIIELLWFISGSTNSNLLKEKGVGIWDLNGSKDFLEKNGLGFRKQGDLGPVYGFQWRHFGEEYLNCDTDYKGKGFDQLKDVIWKIKNNPTDRRIILSAWNPKDLHLMALPPCHMFCQFYVTLPDSNIPNDKPKLSCLMYQRSCDLGLGIPFNIASYSLLTYMIAYITDTIPFEFILQMGDSHIYKDHLEPLKIQLNRQPKSFPNFKFKRTKEEIGDIDGFILDDFIIENYKPHGKIEMKMSVSLKKFIKTKKREI, from the exons ATGACTGACCCAGTATTAGAATCGAACGGAATTCCAATTCACGAAAGAGAAGATCCAGATCATG aggaatatcaatatttagatttaatttcaaaaataatGTTAAAAGGACAATCACGTCCTGATAGAACAGGTACAGGTactttatcattatttgcACCACCTAGTTTTAGATTTTCATTagaaaatggaattttacctttattaaCAACAAAAAGAGTTTTTTTAAAAGGTgtaataattgaattattatgGTTTATTTCAGgttcaacaaattcaaatttattaaaagaaaaaggtgtTGGAATTTGGGATTTAAATGGATCAAAAGattttttagaaaaaaatggTTTAGGTTTTAGAAAACAAGGTGATTTAGGACCTGTTTATGGATTTCAATGGAGACATTTTGGTGaagaatatttaaattGTGATACAGATtataaaggaaaaggttttgatcaattaaaagatgtaatttggaaaattaAAAACAATCCAACTgatagaagaattattttaaGTGCATGGAATCctaaag ATTTACATTTAATGGCTTTACCACCTTGTCATATGTTTTGTCAATTTTACGTTACATTACCAGATTCAAATATTCCAAATGATAAACCAAAATTAAGTTGTTTAATGTATCAAAGATCATGTgatttaggtttaggtatACCATTTAATATTGCAAGTTATTCTTTATTAACTTATATGATTGCATATATAACCGATACGAtaccttttgaatttattttaCAAATGGGTGATTCACATATTTATAAAGATCATTTAGAAcctttaaaaattcaattaaatcgTCAACCTAaatcttttccaaattttaaatttaaaagaacaaaagaagaaattggtgatattgatggatttattttagatgattttataattgaaaattataaaCCACAtggaaagattgaaatgaaaatgtcTGTGAGtttgaaaaaattcattaaaacaaaaaaaagagaaatttga